From Desulfatirhabdium butyrativorans DSM 18734:
ATAACGACAACACACGAGATTCTTACCCTTGCGCAAGAGCAACATGAATTGCGGACCCTCCGAAAATTCAAAAAAGCCTTCGATGAAGCTGTTGCCGAATTCAATGGAGTATCCGAGGCGCAAATGCGTTACAGTACGAGACTGAAAAAGTTTGCAAACCGGATCGGTCTGACAAACGGACTTCGAAAGAAAAAGCGAGATGATTTGAAAATATTTTTAGATTATGTGCGCCTGGTAAGGGGTACGTGTGGCAGGCCCAAAACGGACAAGGAAGAAGCCATGGCGTTGATCCGCGCTGAGTATGGGATGGAGGATAACGAGGGCCTGCAAAGCCTGTTGAAACGGGTGCATGCTCAATATCCCGGAAAATTCCAAGGGGTTCTTCCGGGATAATTAACGCTTCACAATTGGTTTTTCGAAAACGGGATAGACTGCTTGTCTATCCCGTTTTTTTTGTTGGTTGAGGCCGTGTTTAATTTTCCATAGCGTTCAAACCAGGCGCCAAATAGAAACAGTGATGGAATCTGCAAAATGTGCTGTTATGGCGTCGCATTGGATTTTAATGATTTTGGCGACAACCCATAGCACGCGAAAGGACATAACATGTTACCCGACACAGGATTCCTTCGATTACCACAAATCATCGGCGACCCAAAGAAACAGCAACCGGCACTGATTCCGGTGAGCAAGTCCAGTTGGTGGGCGGGCGTTAGGGCTGGAAAATTTCCGCCTCCTGTCAAGCTGGGCGAGCGAACCACAGCATGGCGAGTCGAGGACATCAGAGAATATATTCAAAAGCAGGCATAAAAATGAAATGCCCGCCACCCTGGCAGGGGATGTGACGGGCGAAGCTGAAAGGCAGAATTATGATATTCGTTTTTCCCTCCATAAATCAAGCCTTTTCCGTATTATACCTTTTGATTTCCGTAGAACTAAAATTAAATCATGTCATATACAGGGGGGCGAATGAGCGTAGATGACATCCGGGAGGCCGTACAGGAGCGCATCCGGCAGGAGTCTGGCGCCGTCTGCCCGCCACAGGCGGATACACCGACGGATATGGGCGGCAAAGCCTATGCGGTGTTATGGCGCACCCGGGAGTCCGGACCGACTGACCCGTGCCCGTGGTGCGGCCGCCGCCACTGGCATGGCGCTGGGGACGGGCCCCGGGTGCCGCACTGTGATCCGCGACACATCCGGGTGGGTGAGTATCATCTGCCCTCGGGGCAGTCGATCCGGGCGAGTGACGGCTACATGCTGCGGACGCGAGTATCCCAGGGGGAGGCGACCGATGAATGACTCCTACCAGCCCGGACAGACGACCTGCCCAAACCTGACGCTGCGAGACATCGAAAGCGCCTTTTTACAAAATGAAATAGGGGACGCAAAACTACTATCATGGGTTTACACCTGGAGCCTGCGTTTTTGTAGCCGGAACGGCCGGTG
This genomic window contains:
- a CDS encoding AlpA family phage regulatory protein, with the translated sequence MLPDTGFLRLPQIIGDPKKQQPALIPVSKSSWWAGVRAGKFPPPVKLGERTTAWRVEDIREYIQKQA